GAGAACTGATGTCTTCTCTCGTTTTGAAAATTTTAGTAGTGGACAAATATAAAGAATCTTTTGAGTCATTTTCATCACCAACAGACAAAAAGCTATTCCAGCCAGCCGAAACGCCCCAGCCGTTGGCAATTCTACGATGTAGCTTTAAGTTCAAACCACCTGAACCGAAGTCACGGTTATTACCAAAACTCGCCAAAGTATAGCTAAGTTCTGCACCCACCAGCTTCTGGGCATCTCCAAAACCTAAGCCAAATACCATGGTGGCATCGCCATCATTTGTTCCCTCATCTCCACCACGAGTATCAACCTGATAGCTAAGACCACTATAAAATCCGCGATCAGCACCAAAGCCATAGGGATTGGCAATAGTTAAGCCAGGCGCACCACGGCTAGGAGTGAAATTGCGTTGTTGAATATTTTCCAGTTTAAACTTTACATCTTCTGCATCATTTTCCTCAGAATCGCTCCAAGAATCACTCCCAGAATTATCAGCAGTAAAAGTCAAATCACTGTCGGCTGTTTTATCGATTTGACTTTGGGAAAAATTGGCAGGTTGTTGAGGTTTAACGGCTGGATTTGCCCAAGCATTTAAACTTAAAAATGGCAAAAAAAGTACGCTAGAGCCAGCAAAAGTTAATATACGCATAAATTCATAGCAATAGATATAAACACACTTACAATTAATCAATCATTTAGTCATACAAATATCTAGAGCTTAGTCTGAAAAAAATCTAGCAATACTTAGCTTATAAATACTAAATACTGGCTAATTTTATTATTTTATATAATTGATATTTGCAAGTTTTTGGATCACACTTTTGCTGTTATATCTTATAATTTATTAAAGCTCAATATCTTCAAGCAAAAATAGTTGTTATTACTGAGTTACCTAATAAATTCAACGTAGATAAAAATACCAATAGTAATTTAATTTGGTTATAAATACCGAAGCATTATCTTGTTTATAAAAGTTAGTAGTAGTTGTATATATATTTTTGGTTTTAAAAGATTACAATATATTTTAGATTTATTTATTTAATCTTCAAGCAGTTGGTTTTTTTAGCTTAAATTGAAAAACTACCTAGATAAAAGCCAAATTTTTAGCACAATCAATTTTATTTAATCCAGACATTTTATGAGCTTTGATATTAAGTTTGATTATCGTTTTGATGAAAAAAATTTTTTCACGCCAGAGCGCAAAGCGATTTTAGAACAAGCGGGAAAAATATGGAGTTCCTATATTCGAGATGAATTTACACCAATTCCAACTGGAGAAAATTTAAGGTTTCCAATTAACAATATTGAACGAAATGTTGTTTTGAATAAACCAATTGACGACCTTTTAATCTTTGTTTCTTCTGTAAATTTGCCTTCAGATCGAGCAACTTTAGGAGAAGGAGCATATTATGCTACTTATGTTGTTGGCAGCGATCGCGAACAGCGCATTATTGGAGATGATTTTGAACCTTGGCTAGGGACTATTGAGTTTAATGCTTCAGTAGCAGATAGTTTCTATTTCGATCCCACTCCAGAAACAGACGATGATATTCCTTTTAATAAACAAGATTTTCTTAGTTTAAGTCTTCATGAAATTGGTCATATCTTAGGCATTGGAACTGCCAATCAATTCTCAAGACAAATTCAAAATCAGCACTTTATCGGTACTCAAAGCATCGAGTTAAATGGAGGTCAACTAATACCTTTAGATAATGATGAAAATCATATTCGAGATGGTTTTACCGTAGACCCAGATAGCGATGCTTTATTAGATAAATCTTTTACCTTTGGCGAAAGAAATTTGCCTACTGATTTAGATTTGGCAGTTTTAGCTGATATTGGCTATGAGATCTTCGCTTATGATAGGACTCCTGTATATCGTTTTTATCAATATGAAAAGGGATTTCATTTTTACACTGCTAATAAAAATGAACGAGAAAACGTGATTCTGCGCAGTGAGGCAGGAGAAATAAAGTACAACTATGAAAATGTAGGTTATGAAGTTTTAGGTAGAGATACAGATGCTTTGAGTGGAGAAAAAATTAACAAGGCACTACCAGTTTATCGCTTTTTCAATCGACAGACAGGGGCGCACCTATACACTATGGATGAGGTTGAAAAAGAGTATATTCTTGATAATCTAAGTAATTACAATTTTGAAAATATAGCCTACTATGCTTTTGAGTCTCAACCACAAAACATAGAGACAGTTCCGCTATATCGAATGTTAAATACTCAATCAAACTCTCACTTATTTACGGCTAATAGTCAGGAATTTGAGTTTATAAAACAAACCCAACCTCATTTTCAGGCTGAGGGCAATGCGGGAGTAACTTTCTATGTTTTAGAGCCGATTTAATCTGTCTAAACTTTAAGCAAAAAAAGTACCAATGTACAGGAAAAATTTGGTTAGGAACGATCGCTTTTGGATATTTTCTAGTTTAGTTGGCGTGGCTCTTTTGTATCTCAACTTGGTTTGGAAAGCTACAGAAAATATCGATCAACTTACCACTGATAGTTTGTTTGCAGGAGCAATTATCTGGCTGCTGTGGCGAAAACGAGATGATTTTGAATATAATAGCGATCCTGTTTCTAGCTTTATTGGCTTGCTGTTGTTGGGGCCAATTTTGTCTAAGACCATGACGCTTTTTTGGTTTGAGTCTACTCTATTATTTAGCTTACCTCTAAGTGTAGCGATCGCTCTAGCTTTAATTGCTTCTGGATTCAGAGGTTTTGGTCAGTATATTCAGGAATTATTCTTTGCTTGGTTTTTATTTTTTCCTACAGGAGCAATTGGAAACTTTATCGATAGCATAGTTCACATTACTATTCTTAATGCTAAATTTGCTACTTATTTTTTGTACTATTTGGGGTTCAATGTTGCAACTCAAGGAAATCAGGTAATGATCTCTTTGCCACAATCGGGGACATTTAAAGCGATCGTCGATTATCCTTGTGCTGGAGTACCAATGATTCTTTTAATACTCAAATTAGCATTATTATTTGTTGCTTTTGTACCCCTGCCAAAATATCAACAATTATTAATTCCCACATTTTCAATTATCTTGGGTTTTTTTCTGGGAGTCCTTAGGGTTTGTCTTTTAACTTTATTTATTCCAGAACCAGCTCAATTTGATTATTGGCATGGAGCGACAGGTTCACAGATATTTTCGACTTTGGCGATCGCTATTTTTTCGGTTTTCTGCTACTTGATATTGCGACAACAGGAATTAAAGGCAAGTAATGAGTCTTAAATATTTACAGTTCAATCAATGGCGTAGCAACTTTCTCGTCATCAGCAGCATTGGGATTAATTTAGCGGTTGTTTATGCACTTATAGTTCCTGCTGTAGGTTATCGTTCTACGGCTGATTTTAAGTTTCCTGAAAGTTTAAGCCTCAATTCTGCAACAGCAATTGCCGTTAAATCGAATTTAACTAAACCAAAAGCTAAGACTTTATCAACAGAAATAATCAAGTCCCGTAAAAAATATAAATATGTTCTAGACAAGCAAGAAATAGACTTAGACCTAAATTACTTGGTTGGTACAAGAGGAGATGTGGAGACATACCTGCAAAGTTACACTTCTCTGCCTGCATCAATCATTCGAGCCAAAACAGTGAAACACAAAAAAGAAACAGGTTTTTATACCGTATTTAGCGATCGAGATCGCGTTTACTTAAGTAGCTGTATCAGTCCACGTAGTCCAAGCAGTGTGACCCAAAGACAGTTTTCTCAACATCGTTATCAAAATGATTTCCAGTTCCAGGTAGGATTAGACTGGTTGAAAGGCAAAGAAAGTATTCGCGATCGCCGTTGTCTATGGGTACATTTATCTACAGCAATTACCCAATCCGACACTCAAGCTGCTTATGAAGCATTAGAAGCCGTCTGGGTCGATTTATATCAGTGGTGGCTGCCTAATTTTCCGCCTTTAACCGCTGAAAATGGATAACGCGATCGGATAATTCCTAATATTTGTTCTCCAAGACTATACTGGACGAGTTTAAATTTAATCAAGAACTTCAAGCAAATCGATGACTATCTCACAAGATCGAGAGAGAGTATTTTCTTCTGGGATTTTGCGCTTAGTTGGCTATGGCTTATTAGTCATGGCAATAGTAGATCTGATATTTCTCTTAATTCCGCTGCAATTGATGGATCCACTCTGGGAATTTCAAACTATGGGTGCAATTGTAGAAAGGATTCCCGTCACTTTGCTGGGTATAGTTCTAATTTATTACGGCGAAAAAAGCGATCGCGCCCCGATTGAAACTATAGTTCTCAGGGTTTTATCTTGGCTATCTTTGCTAGCAGCCATACTTTTAGTATTAATGATTCCTTTGAATATCAATAATAGTTTTCGGATTTATAATCAACAAAATGCTACAGTTAATGCTCAATATGTTGGTCAAAAAGAGGCAATTCAGCAATTCCAAGATCGGCTAGAAGCGGCTAATTCTAAAGATGAAATCGGAAAAATACTTCAACAGCAAGCCAAACAAGAAGTTAGTATTCCCGACTCAGTAAATACTCAGAAGTTAAAAACAGATCTTCTAGCCGATTTAAAAAATAATCAAGACAATATTAACAGCCAAGCACAGTCATTCAGAGTCCAAAAGCGTTCCTGGCTATTAAAAAATTGTTTTAAGTGGAATCTCGGTGCATTAATCGCCTCTATTTTGTTCTTTTTAATTTGGAAAAATACTGCATGGACAAGGCTTAATGTCAATTTGAATGAAAATTGAAATACTGAAGCTCGATCGATAAAATCTAAATTACAGCGAGATAAATTAGTAAAACTACTGAAGCTTATAATCGAAAAAAAAAATAATATAAATACTCAAGGTAGCTAGAATTTTCAGCTCGGTATTTTTTACGTTTAATTTTAAAGAAGGCTCTGAAAAAGTTCACGTATTTTGTGAGATTTACAGGTCAAACCCAAATATGAGTAACGAAATAGTTAAATCTGAGGCAATTGACTTAAGTGTATTCAACACTCAAGAATCTGGTTTTTCACTATCAGATTTGAAGCAAATTGTTTACCGTCGATGGAAGCCTGCATTAGCCGTGGGCATAACCGCTTTTACGGGAATCTTTTTGTTGATTGCTTTAAAAACTCCTAAATACAGTTCTGAAACTTTAATTCTGTTAGAAACACCGAAAAACATAGAATCGACATCCGTTGCTCCAACAGTTGCGACTAACCAATTAAGCTCGATCAAGGATTTTTCTACCGAGATTTTTGTATTGCGTAGTAACTCTATGGTGGAAAAAGCTGTAGCAAAACTAAAAGACCGCTATCCAAATATTTCAGTACCTGAAGTAGTACAAAATTTGTCAATCTATCAAGCAGGACTTGACAAAATACCGACAGACGTGTTAGTGGTTTCTTATACTGATACCAATCCAGAGAAAGCGAAAATCGTTTTAGAAGCATTAAGTTCTACTTACGTTAAATATAGTTTAGAAAAGCAGCAATTAAAAGCGGCAACCGCGATTGAATTTATCAATCTTCAATTGCCTGATGCTCAACAAGAATTAGACGAAGCTGCCCAAAAGGTTCGTGACTTTAGACAGGTTCACCAGCTAGTCAATCCAGAAGCATCAGCAATTGAAGTAGAAGAAATTAAACTAGATATTACCAAACAGATTGAAGATACGAAAATTGCGATCGCTCTCAATCAACAACAAAGTCAAGAATTGGAACGTCAATTGGGTGAATTGGGTCAAGATTCGGACACCATGGTTGCATCTGCGGTTTTGGGTCAAGATGGCGTTTATCAGAATTTATCTGCTCGACTAAAAGAAATAGAAACTCAATATAATTTGGGTACAGTTGATTTCCGTGACAACTACTATGTGATGGAAAATCTTCAAAAGAAGCGGCAAGAATTGAAAAAGCTTCTTCAAGAGAGAGCAGAGCAAGTTTTAGGTAAGTCAATTTCTCCTAAAATACTTGAGCGTATAGTATTAGCTCCTAGTTATACAGATTCAACGCAACCATCAACAGCTAACAATGCTGGCAATAGCGATAGTAGTAGCAGTAATACTAATACTAGCAATGGCGAAAGTCCCTTCTTAATCGGTCAAAATAGTAATAATTCAAACACAGAATCAGGAACTAAAGTATCTGCTGAAGGTTCTACTTTAGGATTTTTTACTACAAAAAGATTAGAGTTACAAGAGGAAACCGCAAGCCTGCAAGCAAAATTGGCAAGTCTACGTCAGGCAAAAGCAAAAGCCGATAATCAATTTCTCAATATTCCTGGGTTACAACAAACATTTACTGAACTAACACGTCAAGTAGAGCTTAAATCTGAAGCTTATAATTATCTTCTTCAAAGACGACAAGAACTAGCAATTTCTGAAGCCGAGGAAATTGCACCCTGGCGCATACTTAATGAACCCTTTTTACCCAGCAAACCAGTTTCGCCCAATATTACCCAGGGATTATTACAAGCATTAATCGCTGGTGGATTTCTCGGAGTTGCTACAGCATTTATGCTGCAACGTCTGGATCAAAGTATTAAACGGGTAGAAGAAATCAAGCAGATTACTAAATTACCTATACTAGGTGTCATTCCTAAAGTTGCCGAGCCAAGGATTGATGCTAATATTTATACTACCAAAAAGTCTTATTCTTACTATTCATCTTTCACCGAAGGTTTACGTTCTCTGGCGATGAATTTGCGCTACTTAGTAGCAGATGATGGTCAAATCAAAACTATAGCCGTCACTTCTACTACTTCTGCCGAAGGCAAATCTACTATTTCCCATAATCTTGCTATTGTCTTGGCAGAATTTGAGCTGCGAGTATTGGTTGTCGATGCTGATTTGCGTAAACCTAAATTGCATAAATTAGCTCATCTTCCCAATGAGGCTGGGTTGAGCGAAGCAATTACCCAAGAGCAACCTTGGACTGATTACATTCAGCCTAGCTCAGTGAAAAATTTAGATGTAATTACCGCAGGAGCAACTTCTCCTAATCCGATTGCTTTATTAAATTCTAATAAGATGAAGCAGCTGATTCAAGAATGGTCAGCAGTCTATGACTATGTAATCATCGATACCCCTCCAATTGGCGTAATTGCTGATGCTAAATGTTTAGCTCAAGAAGTTGATTCTTTCTTATTCGTCTCTGGTATCCAAAAAGCTACTCGCAGGGGAATGGATAATGCTTTAGACGTTTTACGTCATGGTCAGTGTCATGTTGCAGGTGTAGCTGCTAACATGGTCGATCCAGAATTTGATTATTACGCTTATTCTTATTACGACTCTTACTATAACCACTCGACTCCAAATAGTAATGGCAATAATAGTGACAATGAAGCGAAATCTGAAGGGGCAATTGGTAATTTACTGCAACAATTCCGCCGTCGTTAATCGTACCTAATTACACCAAGTTTTTTCAAGTTGGAACTAAAAACAGCCGAGCTATGGGTAGATTGACCAAATTTAAATCTCAACATCCGCGCCAAGTTATTTACAGTCCAGAAAGTCGGCTGCGACATCCCCCAATAATGCTTCGGGAAATGTGGCGAGACTTGTTAGCTTCTAGAGAGTTAGCGTGGCGATTGTTAGTCAGAGACATCAGCGCTCAATACCGTCAGTCATTTTTGGGTATTTTCTGGGCGGTTATTCCTGCGGTAATTACGGCAGCAGGGTTTACCTTAGCAAAAGACAACGGAATTGTGAACATTGGGGCGACAGATTTACCTTATCCCGCTTATGTCATGTTTAGTATGACTCTGTGGCAAACTTTTGTGGAGGCTCTCAATGCACCTATTCAAGGAGTAACTGCGGGCAAAGCGATGTTAGCTCGAATTAACTTCCCTCGCGAAGCATTGGTTTTAAGCAAGCTAGGCGAAGTATTCTTCAATTTTGGCGTTAAGCTAATTTTGATTGTTATCTTATTCCTCTGGTTCAAGATGCCCGTCAGTGGCAGCGTAATTTTAGCACCAGTGGCTTTAATTCATTTGGTAGCATTGGGAACTTTTATCGGTTTGATCCTTGCACCTATGGGAGCTTTGTATCAGGATATTTCCCGAGCTATTACCTTATTGACTGGTTTATGGTTGTTTCTTACTCCTGTCGTTTATCCCGTACCCAATGGGGGCGTATTTGGCACGATTGTCAAATTTAACCCCGTAACACCTTTGTTAGTCACCACGCGAGAATTAGCCACTACGGGAACAGTATCCGATCCAATCGGTTTTTGGCTTGCCAGTAGCATTGGCTTGGTTGGCTTATTAGTGGGTTGGATTATTTATCGTGTCTCAATGCCTTACATAGTAGAGAGAATTAGTTCTTAGAAAATGATTAATACTACCCCAGCCAAAGTTATCGAACCCTCTTTTAATAACGACGAAGTAGTTCTCTCAGTCGAAGGAGTATCGAAAAAGTTTTGTCGCGATTTAAAACGTTCTTTATTTTACGGAGTACAGGATATTGCAGGCGAATTAACTGGAGTCAGACAAAAAAGCGATCGCCTGAGAAATAAAGAATTTTGGGCATTAGATAACGTTAGTTTTGAACTTAGAAAAGGCGAAGCATTGGGCTTAGTTGGCAAAAATGGTAGCGGTAAATCCACCTTACTTCGCATCATTGCAGGACTAATTAAACCCGATCGCGGTACGGTGAAAGTCACGGGTAGAGTTGCACCTCTAATTGCTTTGGGTGCGGGTTTCAATCCCATCTTGACGGGAAGAGAGAACATCTATGCCAATATGTCGATCTTGGGTTTATCTACCAAAGAGATTGGCGAAAGATTTGATGATGTCGTCGAGTTTGCCGAGATCGGTGAGGCGATCGATTCACCAGTGCAAACATATAGTTCTGGAATGGCTGCACGTTTGGGTTTTGCTAGTGCTATACATACCGAACCAGATATTTTGCTAATTGATGAGGTGTTAGCTGTAGGCGACGCAAAATTTAGAGCGAAATGTAACCGAAAGCTTAATGAAATTCGGAGTAAAGGTTCATCTTTTGTTCTAGTCTCTCATAATGTAGCAGCAATTTTAGGTATATGTGATCGTTCTGTATATCTATCAAAAGGAAAAGTCATTGCAGATGGGTTAACAGATTCAGTAGTCCGAAAATATGAAGCAGATTTATTTGTAACGGGTAACGAAATAAGTTACGGAAAAGTTAACTTTGAGGAAAAGGCAGCAGAAGAAAGTTCTGGTGCAGATATTAGATATTTTTGTTTCAAAGATCGAGACTGCAATATTATTAATTCTCCAGAAGTTGGAGAATATGTCAGTTTTTGTGTAGGGTGTCAAATACATCAAAACGTCAATGAAATTTTTGTTTATTTTGCTATTAATGATTTAACTAAAGATAATGAAAGTATATTAGTCATATCTAGTCAGTTTGATAAAAAATATATTGAAGCTAAACCAGGAAAATTGGAAATACAGTTACAGCTACCCTGTTGTTATCTCAGACCAGGTGCTTATGAAATGACGATATATTTGCAAAAGCAAAATAGTTATGCTTTTGATATTGTTTCTTCTCTAAGGTTTGAAATTAAAGACTCTTATAACATTACTTACTTGAATGGTAGAAATTTATTTTATCATCCTAGAAAATGGAATTATTTAAATACTAAGTAGAGCAATAACCCGTAGCAATTATTAAGCAATATCATATTAAAAAATGAAAAAAAATATTAAATATCAGTTACAAACATATTTATTAAAGGCAATTCGGTATTTAGCTAATAATGATTTTTTTATTCAAGAATTGAAACAAGCAGAAAAACAGAAAGAGTTATTAAGAAATAAAACTATTTTACAGCAGCTTAAATTATGTGGTCATGGAGTAAGGTTAAATGGCAAAATGTTTATTTCCCATCCCCAGAACATGATTATTGGACACAATGTTCATATTAATGAAAACGCTTACTTTTCTTCCGCAGGAGGATTAACAATTGGAGACAATGCTCATATTAGTCGTAATGTAACTATATATACAGTCAATCATAATTATCATGGAGAAGCTTTACCTTACGATAATACAGAAATTGGTAAGCCTGTTGTAATTGGCAAAAATGTTTGGATAGGTATGAATGTTTGTATTGTTCCTGGTGTTCGTATTGGTGATGGTGCAATTATTGGTTTGGGTGCAGTAGTAACTCAAGATATACCGTCATTAGCAATAGTTGGTAATCAGCCAAGTCGTGTATTGAAATATCGAGATGCCAAACATTATCAAAATTTAGAGTCGAAAAAATGTTACGGTGGCGTTCGCGGTCAAATTTTGGTTCCAGAACAATTAGAATACCTAGAAAGTAATCAAGAAGGTCGATATGTTAACTCAAATTAAATCAGTTACAAATAATAAATTATCCTTTTATCGGACTACTCATAATTTTAAAAACTATGCTGAGTTTGAAACTATAGAGCAGTTTAAAGAATATTGTCTTTGGGCTAAAGCTAATAATTGTAAAATCTATATTTTAGGTAATGGTTCTAATACTTTATTCACTAGAAAAAATATTAAATCGCTAATTCTTAAAAACAAGCTACACAAGAAAATAGATATGCTGTCAAAAAATAAAATTAGAGTATCTTCATCAACTCAAATCAGAGATATTTTAAAACACTGTTTTGATAATTCTCTCGATTCTTTTTATTATCTAGCATCAGTCCCAGCTACAATTGGTGGAGCGTTAGCTATGAATGCTGGAAGAGGCAAAAAGTTTCAGCGCACTATTTACGATTTTGTTGAGACTGTTGATTTTTTTGATTTTGAAAATAACTATGTAAAGACCCTAACCAAAGAAGAAATTATTAGAGGCTATAGGGAGACAATATTTACTGGTATTCAATCTAAACTTATTTTGAGTGCTGTATTTAATTTCCGAGAAATTAAACTAGAGGGTAATCCCATAGCAGAAAGATGTATATGGTCAAAAGAAAATCAAGATCATTGTGCACCTAATTGTGGTTCTGTATTTAAAGAATCTGACTCTAGTATTTTAAAAAACCTGAAAGGATTTCATATTAATCAAACAAGTTTTTCTTCTAAAACCAGCAATTGGATCGTTAATAAATCTGATAGTTGTATTTCAATTTTAATGCTAATTATACTAGTAAAAATAATTCATTTTTTTAAAAGAAAAATAGCTAAAGTCGAAATTATATTTGTAGACTAGCTTTATTTTCTAAATTCAAAAAATAATGTTACTTCTAAAGGAAAACAATGAAAGTAGGAATTATAACTTTTCATCACACTACAAATTTTGGTGCAACATTACAGA
The sequence above is a segment of the Coleofasciculaceae cyanobacterium genome. Coding sequences within it:
- a CDS encoding ABC transporter permease codes for the protein MTKFKSQHPRQVIYSPESRLRHPPIMLREMWRDLLASRELAWRLLVRDISAQYRQSFLGIFWAVIPAVITAAGFTLAKDNGIVNIGATDLPYPAYVMFSMTLWQTFVEALNAPIQGVTAGKAMLARINFPREALVLSKLGEVFFNFGVKLILIVILFLWFKMPVSGSVILAPVALIHLVALGTFIGLILAPMGALYQDISRAITLLTGLWLFLTPVVYPVPNGGVFGTIVKFNPVTPLLVTTRELATTGTVSDPIGFWLASSIGLVGLLVGWIIYRVSMPYIVERISS
- a CDS encoding FAD-binding protein → MLTQIKSVTNNKLSFYRTTHNFKNYAEFETIEQFKEYCLWAKANNCKIYILGNGSNTLFTRKNIKSLILKNKLHKKIDMLSKNKIRVSSSTQIRDILKHCFDNSLDSFYYLASVPATIGGALAMNAGRGKKFQRTIYDFVETVDFFDFENNYVKTLTKEEIIRGYRETIFTGIQSKLILSAVFNFREIKLEGNPIAERCIWSKENQDHCAPNCGSVFKESDSSILKNLKGFHINQTSFSSKTSNWIVNKSDSCISILMLIILVKIIHFFKRKIAKVEIIFVD
- the crtA gene encoding cyanoexosortase A, with amino-acid sequence MYRKNLVRNDRFWIFSSLVGVALLYLNLVWKATENIDQLTTDSLFAGAIIWLLWRKRDDFEYNSDPVSSFIGLLLLGPILSKTMTLFWFESTLLFSLPLSVAIALALIASGFRGFGQYIQELFFAWFLFFPTGAIGNFIDSIVHITILNAKFATYFLYYLGFNVATQGNQVMISLPQSGTFKAIVDYPCAGVPMILLILKLALLFVAFVPLPKYQQLLIPTFSIILGFFLGVLRVCLLTLFIPEPAQFDYWHGATGSQIFSTLAIAIFSVFCYLILRQQELKASNES
- a CDS encoding ABC transporter ATP-binding protein, with product MINTTPAKVIEPSFNNDEVVLSVEGVSKKFCRDLKRSLFYGVQDIAGELTGVRQKSDRLRNKEFWALDNVSFELRKGEALGLVGKNGSGKSTLLRIIAGLIKPDRGTVKVTGRVAPLIALGAGFNPILTGRENIYANMSILGLSTKEIGERFDDVVEFAEIGEAIDSPVQTYSSGMAARLGFASAIHTEPDILLIDEVLAVGDAKFRAKCNRKLNEIRSKGSSFVLVSHNVAAILGICDRSVYLSKGKVIADGLTDSVVRKYEADLFVTGNEISYGKVNFEEKAAEESSGADIRYFCFKDRDCNIINSPEVGEYVSFCVGCQIHQNVNEIFVYFAINDLTKDNESILVISSQFDKKYIEAKPGKLEIQLQLPCCYLRPGAYEMTIYLQKQNSYAFDIVSSLRFEIKDSYNITYLNGRNLFYHPRKWNYLNTK
- a CDS encoding cyanoexosortase A system-associated protein, which translates into the protein MSLKYLQFNQWRSNFLVISSIGINLAVVYALIVPAVGYRSTADFKFPESLSLNSATAIAVKSNLTKPKAKTLSTEIIKSRKKYKYVLDKQEIDLDLNYLVGTRGDVETYLQSYTSLPASIIRAKTVKHKKETGFYTVFSDRDRVYLSSCISPRSPSSVTQRQFSQHRYQNDFQFQVGLDWLKGKESIRDRRCLWVHLSTAITQSDTQAAYEALEAVWVDLYQWWLPNFPPLTAENG
- a CDS encoding HpsJ family protein, coding for MTISQDRERVFSSGILRLVGYGLLVMAIVDLIFLLIPLQLMDPLWEFQTMGAIVERIPVTLLGIVLIYYGEKSDRAPIETIVLRVLSWLSLLAAILLVLMIPLNINNSFRIYNQQNATVNAQYVGQKEAIQQFQDRLEAANSKDEIGKILQQQAKQEVSIPDSVNTQKLKTDLLADLKNNQDNINSQAQSFRVQKRSWLLKNCFKWNLGALIASILFFLIWKNTAWTRLNVNLNEN
- a CDS encoding polysaccharide biosynthesis tyrosine autokinase, with product MSNEIVKSEAIDLSVFNTQESGFSLSDLKQIVYRRWKPALAVGITAFTGIFLLIALKTPKYSSETLILLETPKNIESTSVAPTVATNQLSSIKDFSTEIFVLRSNSMVEKAVAKLKDRYPNISVPEVVQNLSIYQAGLDKIPTDVLVVSYTDTNPEKAKIVLEALSSTYVKYSLEKQQLKAATAIEFINLQLPDAQQELDEAAQKVRDFRQVHQLVNPEASAIEVEEIKLDITKQIEDTKIAIALNQQQSQELERQLGELGQDSDTMVASAVLGQDGVYQNLSARLKEIETQYNLGTVDFRDNYYVMENLQKKRQELKKLLQERAEQVLGKSISPKILERIVLAPSYTDSTQPSTANNAGNSDSSSSNTNTSNGESPFLIGQNSNNSNTESGTKVSAEGSTLGFFTTKRLELQEETASLQAKLASLRQAKAKADNQFLNIPGLQQTFTELTRQVELKSEAYNYLLQRRQELAISEAEEIAPWRILNEPFLPSKPVSPNITQGLLQALIAGGFLGVATAFMLQRLDQSIKRVEEIKQITKLPILGVIPKVAEPRIDANIYTTKKSYSYYSSFTEGLRSLAMNLRYLVADDGQIKTIAVTSTTSAEGKSTISHNLAIVLAEFELRVLVVDADLRKPKLHKLAHLPNEAGLSEAITQEQPWTDYIQPSSVKNLDVITAGATSPNPIALLNSNKMKQLIQEWSAVYDYVIIDTPPIGVIADAKCLAQEVDSFLFVSGIQKATRRGMDNALDVLRHGQCHVAGVAANMVDPEFDYYAYSYYDSYYNHSTPNSNGNNSDNEAKSEGAIGNLLQQFRRR
- a CDS encoding acyltransferase; translated protein: MKQAEKQKELLRNKTILQQLKLCGHGVRLNGKMFISHPQNMIIGHNVHINENAYFSSAGGLTIGDNAHISRNVTIYTVNHNYHGEALPYDNTEIGKPVVIGKNVWIGMNVCIVPGVRIGDGAIIGLGAVVTQDIPSLAIVGNQPSRVLKYRDAKHYQNLESKKCYGGVRGQILVPEQLEYLESNQEGRYVNSN